The Agromyces sp. G08B096 DNA window AGCACCTGTTCGCCGACTCCTCGCTCGGCGACTTCGACCCAGAGGCATCCGCGTTGCTCATGGAGCGGGTGAAGGCATTCCTCGGCGCGCTCTGACCGGCGTCACCCGGGCGCCAGGAGCCGCGTGGCGACCGCGATCAGGCGGTCGTCGGCTCCCAGCCGAGGCTCGGCGCGACGTGCTCGGCGAACGCGGCGACGAGGCGCAGGTTGAACTCCACGCCCAGCTGGCTCGGGATGGTCAGCATCAGCGTGTCGGCCGACCGGATCGCGGCATCCCGCTGCAGTTGCTCGACCAGTTTGTCCGGCGTCGCCGCGTAGGTCTTGCCGAACGTCGAGCGGATGCCGTCGATCATGCCGACGCCGTCGCCGTCCTGGCGCCCGCCGAAGTACAGCTCGTCCTCCGCGGTCGTGATGGGGAAGATCGAGCGGCTCACCGACACCCGCGGCTCGCCCGGGGGGCCGGCCTCGCGCCAGGCTGCGCGGAAGGCCTCGATCTGCTGCGCCTGCAGCTCGTCGAACGGGAGGCCCCGGTCCTCGGTGAGCAGCGTCGAGGACATCAGATTCACCCCGACGCGGCCCGCCCACTCGGCGGAATCGCGGTTGCCCGCACCCCACCAGATCCGCGAGCGAAGCCCGGGCGAGTACGGCTCGATGCGCTGCATCCCGTGGCCGCCGCCGAACTGCGACGACGGGTCGCGCTCGGCGAGGCCCTCGCCCTCGATCGCCTGCAGGAAGCGCGCGAAGTGATCGCGCGCGAGGTCCGCGCCCCGCGGGTCGGTCGACCCCGTGTAGCCGAACGCCTCGTAGCCCCGGATCACGGTCTCGGGTGACCCCCGGCTGACGCCGAGCGCCAGCCGCCCGCCCGAGATGAGGTCGACGGCCGCCGCCTCCTCGGCGAGGTGCAGCGGGTTCTCGTAGCGCATGTCGACGACGCCCGTGCCCATCTCGATGCGCTCGGTGCGGGCCGCGATCGCCGCGAGCAGCGGCATCGGCGACGCCTGCTGGCGCGCGAAGTGGTGCACGCGGAAGTAGACGCCGTTCACGCCCAGGTCGTCCATGCCCTGGGCGAGGTCGATGGCCTGCAGCATCGAGTCGGCCGCGGAGAGCTCGCGCCCACCGCCCAGGGGACCGTAATGGC harbors:
- a CDS encoding LLM class flavin-dependent oxidoreductase, yielding MRSFGTLSFGHYGPLGGGRELSAADSMLQAIDLAQGMDDLGVNGVYFRVHHFARQQASPMPLLAAIAARTERIEMGTGVVDMRYENPLHLAEEAAAVDLISGGRLALGVSRGSPETVIRGYEAFGYTGSTDPRGADLARDHFARFLQAIEGEGLAERDPSSQFGGGHGMQRIEPYSPGLRSRIWWGAGNRDSAEWAGRVGVNLMSSTLLTEDRGLPFDELQAQQIEAFRAAWREAGPPGEPRVSVSRSIFPITTAEDELYFGGRQDGDGVGMIDGIRSTFGKTYAATPDKLVEQLQRDAAIRSADTLMLTIPSQLGVEFNLRLVAAFAEHVAPSLGWEPTTA